From Tiliqua scincoides isolate rTilSci1 chromosome 2, rTilSci1.hap2, whole genome shotgun sequence, the proteins below share one genomic window:
- the F2RL2 gene encoding proteinase-activated receptor 3 gives MERLFLFISGLFFLSTSLCYKERKCNISSSCQGDKLHPIRTFHGTPQDTYEDFPPSAIEGQTKPPHNKDDNSCSVGKSNVSGLKINNTTIKYLTSSLSVKLIPAVYIAVVLIGVPSNAIILWMLFFKIRSVRTAIFYKNLAISDFLFCVMLPFKISYHLRGNNWIFGEAICRIMTAIFYGNMSCSALLLTCISISRYVAIVHPFTYRTLPTQPLTILACGVVWTIVFLYMLPLIITKQSYYLSQLNITTCHDVHNSCETESPFQFYYFISLAVFGFVIPLCVVIFCYVSIIRTLKAYDRKWFWYIKVSFLILSIFAICYTPSNIILIAHHVNFYYNYKDNLYFFYLIALCLSSLNSCLDPFLYFLMSKIKAHTNTYLTVVKIANEK, from the exons ATGGAAAGGTTGTTCTTGTTCATCAGCGGGCTGTTCTTCCTGTCCACCAGTTTATGCTACAAAG AAAGGAAATGTAACATCAGCTCCAGCTGTCAAGGTGACAAGTTACACCCTATTAGGACTTTCCATGGCACTCCACAAGATACATATGAGGATTTCCCTCCATCTGCTATAGAAGGCCAGACAAAGCCCCCTCACAACAAAGACGACAACAGTTGTTCTGTGGGGAAGTCCAATGTCTCAGGACTAAAGATCAACAATACCACAATCAAGTACCTCACCAGCTCCCTGAGTGTGAAGCTGATACCAGCTGTATACATAGCTGTGGTTTTAATAGGAGTACCATCAAATGCCATCATACTATGGATGCTGTTTTTCAAAATCAGATCAGTCCGTACCGCAATATTCTACAAAAACTTGGCCATTTCGGATTTTCTGTTTTGTGTTATGCTGCCATTCAAGATCTCATACCATCTCCGTGGTAACAACTGGATATTTGGAGAAGCAATATGCCGAATCATGACTGCCATCTTCTATGGCAACATGTCTTGTTCTGCTCTACTCCTCACCTGCATCAGCATCAGCCGTTATGTGGCCATTGTTCATCCATTTACTTATAGGACTCTGCCTACACAACCATTAACAATATTAGCTTGTGGGGTGGTATGGACCATTGTCTTCTTATATATGTTGCCTCTGATCATAACAAAGCAAAGTTATTATCTAAGTCAACTAAATATCACTACCTGCCACGATGTACATAACTCCTGTGAAACTGAGTCACCATTCCAATTCTACTATTTCATCTCTCTGGCAGTCTTTGGATTTGTGATTCCTCTTTGTGTAGTTATTTTTTGTTATGTTTCAATCATTAGAACCCTCAAAGCTTATGATCGGAAGTGGTTCTGGTACATCAAAGTCAGTTTCCTTATCCTTAGCATTTTTGCTATTTGCTATACACCCAGCAACATTATACTGATTGCTCATCATGTGAATTTCTACTATAATTACAAAgacaatttgtattttttttaccttATCGCTTTATGCCTAAGCAGTCTGAACAGCTGTCTCGACCCATTCCTTTACTTCCTGATGTCCAAAATTAAAGCTCACACCAATACCTATCTTACAGTTGTTAAAATAGCCAACGAAAAATGA